TGGAATCAGCAGCGGCACCGCTGGGTGCAGCCGCAGCGTCTCCCGGATGACGAGGTGCATGTACGGGAGCTCGCCGAGCCTTCCCTCGACCGCCGTTCCGCTGGCCTCGAAGGCTTGCCGCACCTCAGCCGTCGTCCGCTGCATCACCCTTGGGTTCTTGGTCAGCTCCGCGAACACCCACTCCAGCGTGGTGAAAACCGACTCGCTGCCGGCGGCGAAGAGCCCCTGCACGCGGCCAGTTTCTCTTGCATGGTTGAGAGGATCAAAGCAAAAATTATTTACCTACTTAGTTAAGATTAAGAGGTGCTTACGAAGACGAAGGATTTGATATCATCCATGTCCAGCGGGAACTTGAGATCCCCCTCCTTCTGAATTTTCAGCAGCACATCCAGCAGATCCTCGGTATGGCCGTCACCCGTCCTCTCCAGGTGCTTTTGGATGATGCCGTCTAGGATCCCGAAGACGGCGTCTCTGCATTCCTTGGCCTCTTTCCCGGCGCTGGTGAGCGCGCAGGCGAGACGCGACGAAGGCCACAGGTCGGCCAAGTTGAACCCCCCCGCCAGCTCCACGGCGCGCTCCAGACTAGTGAGGAACACGTCTATGTCCTTGCACCGGACACCCATCACCGCACGCACCATGGTCTCGGCCACCAGCGTGGACAGCCGCGCGCGCATCTCCATCGGGCGCGCCTTCACCGCCGCCTCGGCGACATCGTGTAGAGTGGCAGCGACCTCCTCCTCACGGATCCACCGGAAAGATCGTATGCGCCGCGCAGTGAGGAGCTCCGTGACGGCGATTTTGCGGAGCTGCCGCCAGTACTCCCCGTACGGCGCAAAAATGATTTCCCGCCCGCCGTTGGTTAGCACGCTTGTGGTGGGTCTCAACCGGCGAGAGGCGAACACCGTATCGTGGGTCTTCATCACCTCGCTTGCCGCCTCGCGGGAGGTGATCACTAGCGTTGGCACCTCGCCGAGCCGGAGCAGCATGACCGAGCCGTGTCGCCGGGACAGGCCGCGCATGGCATGGTGCGGTAGAGCGCCCACGAGGTGGTGCAGGTGGCCGATCACTGGGAGCGCCCACGGAGATGGTGGTGGCCGCAGTCCTTGGACGCCATGTTTCGCCGTGCGCCTGCGGCCGGCGAGCACGACGACGAGCAGCGACACCAGAGCCAAGCCAAGGTACAGGTATGAGTACTCCTCCATTGTTGCCTGCAGTGTGGTGTGGGCATGGTGGCATATTTATTGCCTCCAAAGAAGGTGCCAGTCAAATTAAGAATCTGCACCCTCCCTTGTTGACTCAACTAGTCCAGTAGGAACGACTGACCTTCTGACGAGTTCCTGTCCGTTTGCCGTGTTCAAGGTAAGCCGAGCACGGCTCTCAGTAATCACTAGGACACGGCAGAGGCAGGGCGTAATCGAGAGTCAGGCCAAAGGGACTCGGTAAACATGAAAAACTCGGCTTACCAGATGGCTACCGAGAGCCAAAACCTAGCTAGATACCACCTCCGTCCTGAATTAGTGGTCTCTTTTgtattttgtgctaaattttgatctTAGATTTAACTAGTAAAATGCCGATGCATGTAACAGAAAGTAATatcattaaaaactatgttcaaatacgaatccaatgatataatttttgatgacatgcattattatttcttagttaaatctatgatcaaaatttggcataaaatactatggggactaataaaccaagACAGAGGTAGTACCCGGTAAAAGGGTGCCCGCCGTTTGTGATTCATGGCTCCATGATGTCGGGCGCGGGTTTGCCGAGAACCTTTGGAAGGGTACTCGGCAATCATTTTCCTATATACTAacccattttcctatatatatatatatatatatatatatatatatatatatatatatatatatatatatatatatatatatatatatatatatatatatattgacagcTAGCACATACCACACATATATATTTGACAGCACAGCACATATATATAGTTTGACATTGAGCTCATAGTCACATCACATACAAACGCAAACTCATAGCAACAAAAGTTCACAATTGCAACATACATAAGAGTGTTTAACGCACGACCTCTAGTGCATACAACATAGTCCACCCAAACAC
The window above is part of the Triticum aestivum cultivar Chinese Spring chromosome 2A, IWGSC CS RefSeq v2.1, whole genome shotgun sequence genome. Proteins encoded here:
- the LOC123186845 gene encoding dolabradiene monooxygenase-like, coding for MEEYSYLYLGLALVSLLVVVLAGRRRTAKHGVQGLRPPPSPWALPVIGHLHHLVGALPHHAMRGLSRRHGSVMLLRLGEVPTLVITSREAASEVMKTHDTVFASRRLRPTTSVLTNGGREIIFAPYGEYWRQLRKIAVTELLTARRIRSFRWIREEEVAATLHDVAEAAVKARPMEMRARLSTLVAETMVRAVMGVRCKDIDVFLTSLERAVELAGGFNLADLWPSSRLACALTSAGKEAKECRDAVFGILDGIIQKHLERTGDGHTEDLLDVLLKIQKEGDLKFPLDMDDIKSFVFGLFAAGSESVFTTLEWVFAELTKNPRVMQRTTAEVRQAFEASGTAVEGRLGELPYMHLVIRETLRLHPAVPLLIPRESREMCQVLGYDVPQGTQVLVNVWAMGRDERYWDAPEEFRPERFECEAARDFKGLDFELLPFGAGRRMCPGMNFGVAVLELALASLLLHFDWEWEEPGLSDPTQLDMTETFGLTARRKANLLLRPVLRVPVPVPVPGMPCPGAELP